A segment of the Spirochaetota bacterium genome:
TTGCTCTGACACCAAATTTGAAAAACTGAACTTAAATTTTTTTCCTTTTTTCTGAAATTTTTCATCATTTCATGTACTATTTTTCACTTTCCTGCGTTGTATATACACAAAAGCGTTTTTTTACCATATTTACTTTGGGAGGAACTACCATGCGTAAACCTCGTTTTATTGCACCCAACATCACCTATCATGTCACCAGCCGCATCATTGAATGCAAGAATTTGATGGAAGAAGATTCTATCAAAGCACTATTTGAATACTGCATCACGCTGGCACAGGCAAAATATCCTTTTGAACTTATCAATTATCAGATTATGGATAATCATATTCATTTGCTCATAAGAACAGTGGAAGGTGGTGCTACTATATCCCGTATAGTGCAGTATATTAAGTCGCGGTTTGCACAACGGTTTAATACGATGATGCAGCGAACCGGCCCTGTATGGAATGAGCGCTTCAAAGATAGCATTGTTGAGTTTGCGGACAATCCACGTTTGTATTTACTCAACTTACTATGGTACTTTGCCAACAATCCGGTGCGGGCAGGCAAGGTGAAAAGCCCTTTTGATAGCTACTTTGGTGGGTCAAAGGCTTATTTTGACAGTAACTATCGCCCCAGTATAAAGATTACCCTGCATCAGTATTTTTTAGAGTTGGGAGATACACTGGAAGAGTGTATTGAACGTTTTTACTATTATGTGAAAGGTGAATTATTGATTTAATTTTTGTGAAATTTATTTTTCAATTTACAGGAAAATGCTTTTGTCAATTATTGTATGGAAT
Coding sequences within it:
- a CDS encoding transposase encodes the protein MRKPRFIAPNITYHVTSRIIECKNLMEEDSIKALFEYCITLAQAKYPFELINYQIMDNHIHLLIRTVEGGATISRIVQYIKSRFAQRFNTMMQRTGPVWNERFKDSIVEFADNPRLYLLNLLWYFANNPVRAGKVKSPFDSYFGGSKAYFDSNYRPSIKITLHQYFLELGDTLEECIERFYYYVKGELLI